The following coding sequences lie in one Haematobia irritans isolate KBUSLIRL chromosome 3, ASM5000362v1, whole genome shotgun sequence genomic window:
- the LOC142229646 gene encoding transferrin-like: MGTTKISFVWAFILTVVALGQCEEQIYRMCVPQKYYEDCLALLKDPSEAGIHMECVAGRDRIDCLDLINQHKADVLATEPEDMYVAYHTKNADYRVISEIRNKDDKYAPFRYEGIILVKKNSKIQSLNDLRGSKSCHTGFGRNVGYKIPITKLKNSKVLHVSLDPEITATERELKSLSEFFSQSCLVGSYSPYPEIDRLLKKKYSNLCALCEKPEQCDYPDKFSGYDGAIRCLDKGQGDVAFTKVHFVKKYFGLIPSTTAEGNPAEFEYLCEDGSRRPITEAACSWAQRPWTGYISNADAVNGDEKLHQLQNRLEKFFENGLHAENKEAASHLLIKEDSVYHSKPAAVEPKEYLEKAGYKDVIERDGSVIRKMKWCVQTDIELEKCNGMRRAAYSRDIRPEIECVLEKNCIEAVKNSKADMVAVRGQNYKEARDGQLKPIVYEGYCENNVLVAVVEPSLAKESLATKPIFFNDKCERAQKSAEYLNKLRGISTCHTTPSDEKDIMIVNANSLEQYKNKQLLCPNMEKKPVTEWKSCNVEANLPAAVFIRESMTRVEQETLKHLFISLSDNFGKSSKLADVFALFGKYSETEKNVLFRDSAVKFITELTNENTSEKIYHSLACDVKA; the protein is encoded by the exons atgGGTACAACAAAGATCTCCTTTGTATGGGCTTTTATCCTTACAGTGGTAGCCTTGGGCCAGTGTGAAGAACAAATCT ATCGCATGTGTGTTCCACAAAAATACTATGAGGATTGTTTAGCTTTACTCAAGGATCCCTCAGAGGCTGGTATCCATATGGAATGTGTAGCTGGTCGTGATCGTATCGATTGCTTGGATTTGATCAATCAACATAAGGCTGATGTTTTGGCCACTGAACCTGAAGATATGTATGTGGCTTATCATACCAAAAATGCAGACTATCGCGTAATTTCGGAAATTCGTAACAAGGATGACAAATATG CTCCCTTCCGCTATGAAGGCATCATTTTGGTtaagaaaaattccaaaattcaaTCTCTCAATGATTTACGTGGTTCAAAATCTTGTCACACCGGATTTGGTCGTAATGTGGGCTATAAAATTCCCATAACCAAATTGAAGAACTCTAAGGTATTGCATGTCTCATTGGATCCAGAAATCACAGCTACCGAACGTGAACTTAAATCTTTATCGGAATTTTTCTCACAATCTTGTTTGGTGGGAAGCTATTCTCCATATCCGGAAATTGATCGTCTATTGA agaaaaaatattccaaCTTGTGTGCCTTATGTGAGAAACCTGAACAATGTGATTATCCTGATAAATTTTCGGGTTATGATGGTGCCATACGCTGTTTGGATAAGGGTCAAGGTGATGTGGCCTTTACTAAAGTTCACTTTgttaagaaatattttgga TTAATTCCTAGTACTACAGCTGAAGGTAATCCTGCTGAATTTGAATATCTATGCGAAGATGGCAGCAGACGCCCCATTACTGAAGCTGCTTGTTCTTGGGCTCAACGTCCCTGGACCGGTTATATTTCAAATGCTGATGCTGTTAATGGTGATGAAAAACTTCATCAGTTACAAAATcgtttagaaaaattcttcgaAAATGGTCTACATGCTGAAAACAAAGAGGCTGCCTCTCATCTATTGATCAAAGAAGACTCAGTCTATCATAGCAAACCTGCCGCTGTAGAGCCAAAAGAATATTTGGAAAAGGCTGGATACAAGGATGTCATTGAACGTGATGGTTCGGTTATAAGGAAAATGAA ATGGTGTGTTCAAACCGATATCGAATTGGAAAAATGTAATGGTATGCGTCGTGCAGCTTATTCCCGTGATATACGACCAGAAATTGAATGTGTCCTAGAGAAAAATTGTATTGAGGCTGTCAAGAATAGCAAGGCAGATATGGTAGCAGTACGTGGTCAAAACTATAAAGAAGCTAGAGATGGTCAACTCAAACCCATTGTGTATGAAGGATATTGTGAAAATAATGTGCTAGTTGCTGTGGTAGAACCATCACTAGCCAAAGAGAGTCTGGCAACTAAGCCCAT TTTCTTCAATGACAAATGTGAAAGAGCCCAAAAATCTGCCGAATATTTGAATAAGCTAAGAGGCATTAGCACCTGCCATACTACTCCCTCTGACGAAAAGGATATCATGATTGTCAATGCCAATAGCTTggaacaatataaaaataaacaattattaTGCCCCAATATGGAAAAGAAACCCGTCACAGAATGGAAATCCTGTAATGTTGAAGCTAATCTTCCTGCTGCTGTATTTATACGTGAATCCATGACCCGTGTCGAGCAAGAAACCTTAAAACATTTATTCATCTCTCTAtccgataattttggaaaatcttccaaattGGCTGATGTGTTTGccctttttggaaaatattccgaAACGGAAAAGAATGTTTTATTCCGTGATAGTGCTGTGAAATTCATCACTGAACTGACCAATGAAAATACCAGTGAAAAGATCTATCATAGCTTGGCATGCGATGTTAAGGCCTAG